The sequence below is a genomic window from Lolium perenne isolate Kyuss_39 chromosome 7, Kyuss_2.0, whole genome shotgun sequence.
CCTCTTCGACGGCGGTGTTCTTTGGAGCTCCGCGGTGGAGCTCTCGTCTTCCCGGAGCTTGCGGGTCTGCGGATCTGTGGAGCTTCTCAAGCCCTCTccggcgccggcgtggcggctggGCCGGTTCGTGCAGGttatggagaaggagatggagcgAAGTCTCGCGATGGAGATGGAGGGCCGCGGTGTAAGCTCCCTGGAGCTGGCGTCCGGCGACTTCCCGGCCGCGGAGGGCCTGTACCTGATCCAAGCCATTGAGAggtacggcggcggcggcgcgccaccGACGGCATCGAGCTCGACATCGACATCGGGATCCAGTGGCCTTATCTGTAATTTTTATCTTTTCAAGCTGGACCTTTCTGTAAGAACGGGactttaatatatttcctttttcCTCgcgaaaaaaaaaaaacagatctACCACCTCGTCGCTCAGGAGCGCGTCAACTCGCTTAGTTAAACTTGGGCCTAAGTCCCGTTTTGTAATTGTAAGCTGATTTCCCCAACATAATTTGTACTGGTTTCCGTGAACTGGTTATTAATTTAAAGCAGGTGCCTTTTATTCAAGAAAAAGGGCAAATATACTAATAGCAAACTGATACAAAATACTCCATATGTTCCAAATTAAATGTATAGATTTATCTAGATTCACATGTATCTATATTTAAATATACATGGGTAGGCTAGGTAATTCTAGACAGAGGGAGTACTGCCGACCTCTGCAGTGAACTGGATTCGTTTTTCGAGGATAGTACGAAATGTGGCACCAGTTCCATAATACCTTCTAAAAAAAGAAAACAGTAGTCCATGCTTTGATGGCTAGATCAATGAACAAACCATCCAATGACTATTATCTCAACGAAGCAAAAAACAAAAAGCAAGTCCGACAATGAAAGCAAATTCAAGCATTGGCACTGTCAGTCCTGGTTTAACACGCATCTGAGGTGGCTCCTTACTAAAAAAGCGACGACCAACGACTCCGGCTGGCCATGTATGTTCAGGTCACGAGGAAAATTCCAAAATTGATAAGGCGCATGTAGGTGTGGATCAGCGGGGCGGGAATCGCATCACCTGCGTACGTCGTCGCGGCCTGCAGGATCCGACGCACGAACGACGGCGACCCGTACATATGGGTCCCACGAATATGATCGAAGTTTgaaaaccagaatagattttggtcatgctatattaatatagcaaccacccGAGATAACTGTTGCAGCTCGGCAAAAGCAAATCCAAAGACAAATTAAAGGAAATGAATGATAAAATAATGCTAATATCAACAACTCGACCAAAGAAAGATGGCCCTCAATCACTGCACCATCCGACGAAGTCCCACCATGATcctagagctcaagaaggaatgcgACGATGACGATGCTGATGCCCGGGCAGGTCCTAGGGTTTCCTCGATACGCGAGAGAGAGTGGGGAGGGGGTACACCCGACACCCTTTTCAAGAAAGAATGGTGACAGCCGCAAGCACCACCCCGTCGGTGTCGGAAGAGCTATATGAATTTCTCCCTACCCACAAAGAACCACTACCCCGAAGGATTCGAAGTCTTCTACCCATCAACGCCACCCACCATCATGCGCCACCATTTGTCTCACTGTGAACCGGCGCGAGGATTAGTGTACGGAGAACGGATGACATCAAGGTATAGGGACGACAACGCTGCAGCGCACGGGAGGGAACTACCTATGTCGTCCGGACGCGGCAACAGGGGCATATTAGACCCCGTTGGTCAGTTCAGGCCCAAATAGGGCCCGTAAAGCCCCACCATCACGCTGGAGCACGCCGGCTGAGCACCACCACCTTGAGCCCGCCATCTCCATGTTCAACTACATGAAGCACCGACGTAGGAAGAAATGAACAGCCCGCCCAAACCCAGATGGGGCCCAAAAGGGCCTAGATTTGGGCGATCCGCCCACCCGCGCGCAGCAGCGACCCGCCACCAAGTAGCGTCACCACCGCGCATCCAATCACACGGGGAAGAAGCTCTGCCTTTGAACTTGTTCCTGGCCGAGATGCATGCCGCCGGCCGGCTCTGCCCCGCGCAGACCTCCGCACACACGTGTAAGGAAGAGTCGCCGCCGCCAGCACAACAAGGGCTTTGCCCGGCGAATTCCATCAGTGATGGCAGAGAGGGGGAGGCGAGAGAGGGGGTCGGAGGAGACGGTGACGAGCTATGGCGAGACCGAGGGGTTTTGggataatttttttttgaatatcGGTTTTGGGATAATGGATGGACTCAAACTCATACCTTGACCGCCCCAATTCTAATGGTTATTTTTGGAAGCGATCCTGCTGCCAAACTCGCAGAAAAAGGCGGGAAACTCTACAACGAGACCAGACATCAAACTAGTTCTCACACATGTGTTAAAATATGTTCTAGTAGCACCGTGTCACTGTCAAAGTGTCAACTGATCGAACGCCACGAACTCCTCCTTCTCGGTCCTGCCCTGATCGGCGGAGGGTGAATTTCCCGGGCAGCTTCCCATTCTCCGGCCATCACCACCAACCCTCACCAGCGCCGCAACATATATAGACGGCACCCTGGATTCCCCTCTCCCTCCCCCGCTTTACACAATCATCAGTTCATCACACTCGGTTGTCACCTGCGAGGCTGCGACTTCTCCAGCCACCGGTAACGAGTGCGACACCACTAGCGCGCTTGCATGGCGCGCCACGCTTCTCTTCGGCGCCGCCTCCTCGTGAGCTTCCTCTCgctctgcgccgccgccgccgccgtctgcGGCGCGAGGGACCTGCAGCCGGTGCGCGAGGCGCAGGAGCCGCTGGAGGTGAAGAGCTACGGGTACGCTTCCTTCGACCGGGACGTGGACGCCCCCACCCTGAGCGTGCTCAAGGACGCCAGCATCAACGGCGGCGCTCTCCAGCTCACCCCGGACACCCGCAACGACGTCGCCTACCTCCAACACAAGTCCGGATCGGTGCTCCTCAACCGGCCCTTCAAGCTCTGGCGCAAACTCCCCGACGACCAGATCGCCGCCAACGCCACCGCTGCCGGCCGCTTCCGCGTCGCGTCCTTCAACGCCACCTTCTCCATGAACGTGGTGTACGACGGAGCCGTCCCCGGTGAGGGCCTCGCGTTCGTCATCGCTCCGTCGCTCGACGGGCCACCACTGGGCAGCCACGACGGCTTCCTCGGCCTCACCAACGCCACCCTCCAGGCCTCCGGGTCCGGCCCGGCCGCGAACCGGTTCGTGGCCGTCGAGTTCGACACCTTCAACCAGAGCTACGACCCGAGCGCCAACCACGTCGGCCTCGACATCGGCTCCGTCGAGTCCAACGTCACGGCCAACCTCGCCGACTTCAACATCACCATCGCCAACACATTTGCGAATGCCGTCAACTACACCGTCTGGATCGAGTACGACGGCGTGGGCCGGAGCATCTCGGTGTACATGGTCGTCCAAGGGAAGCCcaagccggcgacgcccgtcctGGCCGCGCCGCTCGACCTCAGCCAGCACGTCCCGGAGCACGCGTACATCGGCTTCTCAGGGTCCACCGGCGCCGCCTACGAGCTCAACTGCATCCTGGACTGGACCCTGTGGATCGAGACCATCCCCGAGGACGAGGTGAAGAAGTGGTGGATCGTCCTCGTTGCCGTGGTCGGCTCCGTCGGCGTGGCCGGCATCGCCATTGCCGCCTTCTTCCTGGCCAGGATATCGCGGGCGCGGCGGGCGGTGGAGCAGCGGCAGGCGCGCCTCGGGCACACGCTCAGCCACCTCCCCGGGATGCCCAGGGAGTTCACCTACGAGAGCCTCAGGAAGGCGACCAACAGCTTCCACGAGCAGCTCGGGGAAGGAGCGTACGGCGTCGTCTACAAGGGGACGCTCCCCGCCGAGGCCGACGACGGCCGGGCGGAGGCGATGCAGGTCGCCGTCAAGAAGTTCATGCGGGACGACGCCAGGTGCGTCGAGGACTTCGTCAAGGAGGTCGACATCATCAACAGGCTGCGCCATAAAAACATCGTGCCTCTCATCGGTATGTTCGAATCCCTGATCGCTTGATTACATCTCACATGTTACCAGTTCAGTACTGTaattcctttatcgaaaaaggtCATAGTAATTCAGATTCAGTTGTAACATGTTTGATCGTGAGTTCACGATTAGGTGATACTATCAGTCGAGACTTTCTTTTTCTCCAGAGAACATGCAGGAAAACTGCATGTACAACTAAATAGGATAAAAAATGGTTCAGTCCTAATCAATCCTTCCCCACCTGTAATTAATTTTTGCTGCTTAAACAAGTTTAGCCTCAATATCCACCCCGTGTACTGTATTTTAATCAAATTCCCTTGAATTTTAAGGCATTGACAAGTCCAATGGAAAAGTACAGACCGGTATTCTATTCAGATCATGACGCGTTTATGCAATCGTTAACGTGCTCATCTGTACATTACACTTGACTTGGACGATCAACTTGTTTACATTTCAGATTCTTTGGTTTTTTTCCTAACTGAGCACCAACGTGGATGATCGATTCTGAACGTGTCGTCTGAATTATTTTTGCTATTGCAGGTTGGTGCTACAAGAAAGGGCAGCTTCTGCTGGTTTACGAGTACATGCCCAACGGGAGCCTGGACCAGCACCTCTTCCCGCGCAGCCTGGCGGGGCAGCTCGCGTCGCCGCTCACCTGGTCGAGCCGCTACGCCATTGCCAAGGACGTCGCCTCCGGGCTCCACTACGTGCACTACGAGTACGGGCCCATGGTGCTCCACCGCGACATCAAGGCCAGCAACGTCCTCCTCGACGCCTCCTTCTCCGCCCGCGTCGGCGACTTCGGCCTCGCCCGCGTCGTCGACTCCGACAGGACCTCCTACATGGACGCCGGCGTCGCCGGCACGCACGGCTACATCGCGCCGGAGTACTCCATGGGCCACAGGGCCTCGCGCCAGACGGACGTGTTCGCCTTCGGCGCGCTGGTGCTGGAGCTCGTCACCGGCCGCCGCGCGCTGCTCCGCGACGCCAGCTGCCCGCTGCTCGTGGACTTCGTGTGGCGGATGCACGGCCGCGGCGCGCTGCTGGGGGCGGTGGACCAGGGCCTCGGCACGGCAGAGTTCGACGCCGACGAGGCCACGAGGCTCCTCCTCCTAGGGCTGGCCTGCAGCAGCCCTAATCCCGGGGACAGGCCCACCATGCCGGAGGTGCTGCAGATCCTGTCCAAGTCGGCGCCGCCTCCGGATGTGCCGCTCATCAAGCCGACTTTCATATGGCCGCCGGAGGGAGGTGCGCGGTTCAGCATCAGCGACATCGAGATGATGACCAGCGGCGGAGGCAGCTACGCCGGCACGGGCGATGGCTCGTCCATGCGCGCGACGCAGGACACGTCGTCCTACGACAGCTTCAGGCCGCCCACGGCGCCCAACAACAGCCAGGAATACTTCCCCGCGCTGTCCTCCGGCCGGTGACCAAAAGTTAATCGTACCTGTGAATAGTCTGGCCATACCATTGCATTTGGCCATGAACATAACATATACTACATATAATCACACGAAAtgtaaatacatgtagatattacGTTCTTATTCGTAGTGGTTAGTATAGTACAATGGTCTTGGTTAATTTGATCGTGTTAGATTGGGAAGTAGAAGAGAGAGGTACGTGGAGCTCAGGTAAGCAGGAGATTTTAGCCTTGCAGAGTCGCGTCGTCAGGTTCAGTGAAGCCTGTAACATGTATGTCAGCTACCTACTTTTAGTATTTTCAGAAGTGAGGCTGGTGCTGTTGATATACTATATGCCTTGGTTATTGCTTCTGTTTTTACCAATAAAGATAAAAAAATGCTAAGATTATGTATAACTGAAGAAGAAACGTGTTGATCCCGCACTTACTGTTTTTTGTGTACTACTGCTACCATTTCTTAGTATTTCTATTTACTTTGAAATGAACATCCATCGCAACCATACAATATTTTCCTCAAAAAGGAAAAACACAAACTGTTCGTTACCCCACAAAAACATTGTTTGATTCTGAACCTCCATATGAAACGCCTTACAATGATTTTTTTGAAACTATAAGAACCCGCTGTATCCCTGAATATAGGTTGcttggttgtacatccactttccTTACCAAGTAAGCCAGGCTCATTGCTTTCCATACGAGATAAAGCAACAAAACAAAGAAATCGAAGGCTGCTGCTAGAGAAGATTGATGGGGGAAATGTCGCTAGAACCTCTATCGGTTCACCTCTCCGGTGACATCTTCATTTGCCTAAATGATTATGATCATATTTGTATACCCTTGATGATGGATCTTCTATTATGAGATGAGTTGTGTGATGCATGATTCGGTTTGTTGGTAATGTATATGCAGATGAATATTATTGCCATGTTCATGTATGCTTGTTCAGATCAAACTAGTATGCTaggttgtgtgtgtgtggggggggggggattttaTGCAGTAGAACTACTTGTAATGTGTCCTGGATAGTGACAGGAAATTTAGGACTGCTTTGTTTTTCGCCTTTCTAACCCTACCTCACTAGAGAAAAGGAGTGACAATGTGTTGAATTTCTCGGTGATAGAAAGTGTGGTCTTGTTTCATAAACTTATGCATATGATGAGAACTTTCAAGTTCATGTCATCTATCTTAATGCAATATCATGTATTATTACTTAATACTAAGAGTTGCTTGGTGTTACCCTCACTTAAGGAGTATTAATAAGATATGGTGTGTCATCTCGGCGTAAGGACATGATGCCCAAATGAATGTGTATTATTGAGAGTGTTTTTACCGCTTGCACCGCCGCTTTTGTGGTGCTCTGCTCCGCTTCTCGCGCCGTTGCTTGTGCAAGTCCGATATGGTTCATGTGATGATGACCTGGGAGGTTTGTTGATGCAAACTAGTCCTAAACAGTAAAGGTAGCGCGTAGGAAGCCTTCCTCCTTGTTTCAGGGTGATTTAGGGGGGCCTATTTCAGTGTGATTTCCATGCCTGCAAAGGAGTGATGTGGTTGTGTCGAAGTACACCTGGGCAAagttcgggccgggccgggtttcGGGCCGGGCTTCAAAAAGCCCGCGGGTAAAAATtcaggcccgagcccggcccggcccgaccgtcGGGCCTGTAATTCAAGCCCGAACCCGGCCCGAACGAGCaaaaagcccggcccggcccgagaagCCCGGCCCGACTAGGCTAAAATGCACGAAAATGAAGgcccaagcccggcccggcccgacgttcgggctcagatttcaggcccgagcccggcccgaagTGCAAGCCCGACCCGGCCCGGCCCGGGATTTTCAGGCCGggtcgggccgggctgcccatgcccagatGTATGTCGAAGTGAATGTGGTTGATATATAACTGCAATTATTGAGTATGTATGGTCAcattaataaggatttaatatgtGCAATATTAACTAAATttgacactaataatgttaactgAATTTAACACATTCAATGTTACATGAATTTGTGTACATGCCCTTGACAAGCAGTAGTATTAGCTGATTCTCTACGGGCTAAATGTTTACCGAGTTTAACCATTGGAGTGTTAACAAAAATTGTACATGCCCTATTTACCTAATATGATATTTGCAGTAAGTGAAAAAATATGGAAATTACTTCAATGTTCTAGAGATTGATTGAGCACACAATTGTAATGATTTTTATGTAAAGTGTGGCTTGTGTAACACTCAATTGTTCATCAACATTAATTTTCATGTATTAACACTGAATCAGTAAATTATGGCTATCTAGTGTTAACACTTAATTATCTAAGCATTGTTCTGTCTTCTTCTCTATTATTGCACTATAATAGTGCTAATTTCTCTCACATCTGAGCAATGTAGGTGATGATCCTAATAAGTTCATGTTGTTGATGGAGAGAAAATATTTATTTTGTGGTATGCATGATAACCTCTTCTACATAAGTGGTACCGTAGATTACATTGACAATTACAACATTGAAACATTCTGCCTTGCCTAGACCAAAGATTTAATTAGGCGGTTAGGGCATTAGATCATGCAAAAAAACTCATGTGTATTGGAGTTCACATGATAAATATTTTCATGGTGAAATATTGTGCATTGAGAATGATTTTGACATCCTAGCAATGACAGATGTACTCTAGGGACTGGAACAAAACCAGAAAATATTGTACATACTTGTGgatctgatacatctccaacgtatctataatttcttatgttccatgctagttttatgacaatacctacatgttttattcatactttatatcgttttgatgcattttccggaactaacctattaacaagatgccgaagtgccagttcctgttttctgctgtttttggtttcagaaatcttacacaggaaatattctcggaattggacgaaatcaacacccacgatcttatatttcacggaagcttccagagagccagagagggaccatagGGGAGCCCTggcggccccaccccacatggcggcgcggccaaagggggggcgccagcctatgggggggcaccccctggctcctccgaggccgcccttccgcctatatattctctccgcctcgaaaaccataaaaagataagccacgggacgagaaaagttacgcagccgccgccatcgcgaagccaagttctggggacataagtctctgttccggcacgccgccgggacggggaattgcccccggaaggcatctccatcgacaccaccgccatcttcatcgccatcgctgtctccaatgatgaggagggagtagttccccctcgaggctgagggctctaccggtagctatgtggttcaatctctctctcccatggtgtgatctttatgtgatcatgagctttgtatcactattaatctatgtgctactctagtgatgttattaaagtagtctattcctcctccatgatgtaatgttgacagtatgtgcatcatgtagtacttggcgtaggttatgattgtaatctcttgtagattatgaagttaactattactatgatagtattgatgcgatctattccctctTTCATAGCTAttattgacagtgtgtatgctatgttagtactcggtctaaattgcaacggcctattatgcactctagaggttactctaatatgaactccggatgttgtggagcttgtttactccggcttgaggtgtgcttttgtagccctacacaatgaatggtgtttgttatccaacaagagagtgtagaaagtagcatttatttattcagttatgtgatcaatgttgagagtgtccactagtgaaagtatgatccctaggccttgtttctaagcattgaaacaccgttttcaacaagttctgctacatgtttgcttgctgccatctttatttcagattgcaattactacttacaatcatccattatacttgtatttcactatctcttcgccgaactaatgcacctatacatctgacaagtgtattaggtgtgttggggacacaagagacttcttgtatcgtaattgcagggttgcttgagatggatatctttgacctctacctccctgagttcgataaaccttcggtgatccacttaagggaaaattgctgctgttctacaaacctctgctcttggagggctgatacgtctccgacgtatcgataatttcttatgttccatgccacattattgatgatatctacatgttttatgcatactttatgtcattattatgcgttttccgaaactaacctattgacgagatgccgaagggccgattctttgttttctgctgtttttggtttcagaaatcctagtaaggaaatattctcggaatcggacgaaatcaacgcccagggtcctatttttccacgaagcttccagaagttcgaaggggaaacaaagtggggccacgaggtggggacacagtagggcggcgcggcccaagccctggccacgccggcctagtgtgtggccccaccaggactccaccgaccttgcccttcggcctacttaaagtctccgtcgcgaaaaccctaccacgttcgacgaaaccagagaaaaccttccagagccgccgccatcgcgaagccaagatctgggggacaggagtctctgttccggcacgccgccgggacggggaagtgcccccggaaggcttctccatcgacatcaccgccatcttcaccaacgctgctgtctcccatgaggagggagtagttctccatcgaggctcggggctgtatcggtagctacgtggttaatctctctcctatgtgcttcaatacaataatctcatgagctgccttacatgattgagattcatatgatgatgcttgtaatctagatgtcattatgctagtcaagtgggttttacttatgtgatctccggagactccttgtcccacgtgtgtaaaggtgacagtgtgtgcatcgtgtgggtctcttaggctatatttcacagaatacttattcgctgttatgaatggcatagtgaagtgcttatttatatctctttatgattgcaatgtgttttgtatcacaatttatctgtgtgctactctagtgatgttattaaagtagtttattcctcctgcacggtgtaatggtgacagtgtgtgcatcgtgtagtacttggcgtaggctatgattgtgatctcttgtagattatgaagttaactattgctatgatagtattgatgtgatctattcctcctttcgtagtgtgaaggtgacagtgtgcatgctatgttagtacttggtttggttatgttgatctgttatgcactctaaggttatttaaatatgaacattgaatattgtggagcttgttaactccggcattgagggttcgtgtaatcctacacagttagtggtgttcatcatccaacaagagggtgtagagtctagcatctatctatttattctgttatgtgatcaatgttgagagtgtccactagtgaaagtatgatccctaggccttgttcctaaatatcgctatcgcatttgcttgtttctttgtttcttgcatttatctgcctgcaatattactaccatcaaccgcACGCcaaacaagcacttttctggcgccgttactactgctcatattcattcataccacttgtatttcactatctcttcgccgaactagtgcacctattaggtgtgttggggacacaagagacttcttgctttgtggttgtagggttgcatgagagggatatctttgacctctttctccctgagttcgataaaccttgggtgatccacttaagggaaacttgatgctgttctacaaacctctgctcttggaggcccaacactgtctacaagaatagaagcacccgtagacatcaaggcccaacactgtctacaggaatagaagcgtgcgtagacatcaagccattttctggcgccgttgccggggatctgaagaaaagttacaccacatagAATTGCCTCCCAgggcaacaagctattttctggcgccgttgccggggaggtaaggtaaaaggtattcacatcctccgattactaagctatttcctagcactgttgccggtgtgtgagtgctcgaaggtatttcctttagatcctgcagttatatctttttgtttcttgttttcactagttaggcttaatggaaaacaacaacaaaatgagagatctttatgaactttgtcttgaattaggacatgatgtgtttgaagagagaattaaaaaacccatggaactttatatgcatgctaatgggaatgttattagtatgaatgctttgaacaccattgttgctaatgctatggaaaattctaagcttggggaagctggttttgatgagcatgatatttttagtcccccaagttttgaggagaaaattttgtttgatgatactttacctcctatttatgatgattataatgatagtggtattttggtgccacctactatggaggataaagtttattatgattataccatgcctgcaatttatgataattacaatgatggttgtgatagttttactcccactattactaataaaattgattatgcttatgtggggagtaataattttatgcatgtagctcatgataagaatgtttcatgtgatagttatattgttgtgtttgttcatgatgctactgaaagttattatgagagagggaaacatggttatatgcatcttaataatattaagtttcccctctttatgttgagaatcttgaagttgcgcttgtgttgcttttctatgcttgttgcattgtgcttacatgacttatttatttacaagattccttttcataggaagtgggttaggcttaaatgtgttttgaatttgcttcttgatgctctcttttacttcaactcttatttcttacgcgagcatcattaaaattactgagcccatcttaatggctataaagaaagcacttcttgggagataacccatgttttattttgctactgttttgttgcgtcctggaagttgttactactgtagcaacctctccttatctttattttattgcattgttgtgccaagtaaagtctttgatagtaaggttgatactagatttggattactgcgcagaaacagatttcttactgtcacgaaattgagaagccccgtctgtaggtaactcagcaaaatctgccaatttacgtgcgtgatcctcagatatgtacgcaactttcattcaatttgagctttttcatctgagcaagttaagtgccccagaaaaattcgtctttacggattgttctgttttgacagattctgccttttatttcgcattgcctgttttgctatgttttatggatttctttgttccattaactttcagtagctttgtgcaatgtccagaagtgttaataatgattatgtcacctctgaatatgtgaatttttgattatgcactaaccctctaatgagtttgttttgagtttggtgtggaggaagttttcaaggatcaagagaggaggatgatatactatgatcaagaagagtgaaaagtctaagcttggggatgcc
It includes:
- the LOC127316778 gene encoding probable L-type lectin-domain containing receptor kinase S.5, whose amino-acid sequence is MARHASLRRRLLVSFLSLCAAAAAVCGARDLQPVREAQEPLEVKSYGYASFDRDVDAPTLSVLKDASINGGALQLTPDTRNDVAYLQHKSGSVLLNRPFKLWRKLPDDQIAANATAAGRFRVASFNATFSMNVVYDGAVPGEGLAFVIAPSLDGPPLGSHDGFLGLTNATLQASGSGPAANRFVAVEFDTFNQSYDPSANHVGLDIGSVESNVTANLADFNITIANTFANAVNYTVWIEYDGVGRSISVYMVVQGKPKPATPVLAAPLDLSQHVPEHAYIGFSGSTGAAYELNCILDWTLWIETIPEDEVKKWWIVLVAVVGSVGVAGIAIAAFFLARISRARRAVEQRQARLGHTLSHLPGMPREFTYESLRKATNSFHEQLGEGAYGVVYKGTLPAEADDGRAEAMQVAVKKFMRDDARCVEDFVKEVDIINRLRHKNIVPLIGWCYKKGQLLLVYEYMPNGSLDQHLFPRSLAGQLASPLTWSSRYAIAKDVASGLHYVHYEYGPMVLHRDIKASNVLLDASFSARVGDFGLARVVDSDRTSYMDAGVAGTHGYIAPEYSMGHRASRQTDVFAFGALVLELVTGRRALLRDASCPLLVDFVWRMHGRGALLGAVDQGLGTAEFDADEATRLLLLGLACSSPNPGDRPTMPEVLQILSKSAPPPDVPLIKPTFIWPPEGGARFSISDIEMMTSGGGSYAGTGDGSSMRATQDTSSYDSFRPPTAPNNSQEYFPALSSGR